A stretch of the Sphingosinithalassobacter tenebrarum genome encodes the following:
- a CDS encoding thiamine pyrophosphate-binding protein, which translates to MSQARNGGRILVDNLVAQGCDRIFQVPGESFLAVLDALHDVPDIDVVTCRQEGGAAFMACADGALTGKPGVCFVTRGPGATNGSIGVHVAMQDSIPMLFFIGDVDRGMRDREGFQEVDFVAMFTPLAKLALRIDDAARIPEYVARAWNVATSGRPGPVVISLPEDMLCDVVEAVDRPKVASLDSYPPMDSLQPVLHALRKAQRPIAIVGGAGWDLAASAAFGYFARSWGIPVASAFRRQDALFNDDKCWAGNLGYGPNPKLVERIKQADLIFALGARLGEATTDGYTLITPDHPGQTLIHVHPDPSELNRVYRADIAIAATPSAFAVEIVTADFPEQPFAGAAEAHAEWLEWSTPKPREGVTLDLGQCVLAMRERMNAESTIICNGAGNFSAWWHRYWRYGGYGTQLAPTAGAMGYGVPAAVAAALRCPDKTAVAVAGDGDFLMNGQELATAVQHGADLLVILVDNGGYSTIRMHQEREYPARPSGTALSNPEFAALARAYGGWAETVATTEEFAPALDRALAQEGLRLLHLKTDIEHITPATTISAIRHR; encoded by the coding sequence ATGAGCCAAGCACGAAATGGCGGACGCATTCTTGTCGACAATCTTGTAGCACAAGGTTGCGACCGGATTTTCCAGGTTCCGGGCGAGAGCTTCCTCGCGGTGCTCGACGCGCTGCACGACGTGCCCGACATTGATGTCGTGACGTGCCGGCAGGAAGGCGGCGCGGCGTTCATGGCCTGCGCCGACGGTGCGCTGACCGGCAAGCCGGGCGTGTGTTTCGTCACGCGCGGGCCGGGTGCGACAAACGGCAGCATCGGCGTGCATGTGGCGATGCAGGATTCGATCCCGATGCTGTTCTTCATCGGCGACGTCGATCGCGGCATGCGCGACCGCGAAGGCTTTCAGGAAGTCGATTTCGTCGCGATGTTCACGCCACTCGCCAAGCTGGCGCTGCGGATCGACGATGCCGCGCGCATCCCCGAATATGTGGCGCGGGCGTGGAACGTCGCGACCAGCGGGCGCCCGGGGCCGGTGGTGATTTCGCTGCCCGAGGACATGCTGTGCGATGTGGTGGAGGCGGTGGACCGGCCGAAGGTTGCATCGCTCGACAGCTATCCGCCGATGGACTCGCTTCAGCCGGTATTGCATGCGCTCCGAAAGGCTCAGCGCCCGATCGCGATTGTCGGCGGAGCGGGGTGGGATTTGGCAGCTTCAGCCGCGTTCGGCTATTTCGCACGGAGTTGGGGCATTCCCGTCGCCAGTGCCTTCCGTCGACAGGACGCACTTTTCAACGATGACAAATGCTGGGCAGGAAATCTCGGCTATGGCCCCAATCCCAAGCTGGTCGAGCGGATAAAACAGGCCGATCTGATCTTCGCGCTTGGCGCCCGTTTGGGCGAAGCGACCACCGACGGCTATACGCTGATCACGCCGGATCACCCCGGACAGACGCTGATTCACGTCCACCCCGATCCCAGTGAACTTAACCGCGTCTATCGCGCCGATATCGCCATCGCCGCCACGCCATCTGCATTCGCCGTCGAAATCGTCACCGCCGACTTCCCGGAACAACCCTTTGCCGGGGCCGCCGAAGCCCATGCCGAATGGCTCGAATGGTCCACGCCCAAGCCCCGCGAGGGCGTTACGCTCGATCTCGGTCAATGCGTTCTGGCAATGCGTGAACGGATGAATGCGGAGAGCACGATCATCTGCAACGGCGCGGGCAATTTCTCGGCCTGGTGGCATCGCTACTGGCGCTATGGCGGCTATGGCACGCAGCTCGCGCCGACCGCGGGCGCGATGGGCTATGGCGTTCCCGCCGCCGTCGCCGCCGCGCTGCGCTGCCCGGACAAGACCGCCGTCGCGGTCGCCGGGGACGGCGACTTCCTGATGAACGGGCAGGAACTGGCGACCGCCGTCCAGCATGGCGCGGACCTGCTCGTCATCCTGGTCGACAATGGCGGCTACAGCACGATCCGCATGCATCAGGAGCGCGAATACCCCGCGCGGCCGAGCGGCACGGCGCTGTCCAACCCCGAGTTCGCCGCTCTCGCCCGTGCCTATGGCGGATGGGCCGAAACCGTTGCGACAACGGAAGAATTCGCCCCCGCCCTAGATCGCGCATTGGCGCAAGAGGGACTGCGGCTGCTGCACCTGAAGACCGACATCGAACACATCACGCCGGCAACGACGATTTCGGCGATCCGCCACCGGTGA
- a CDS encoding class I SAM-dependent DNA methyltransferase: MPFGRRKKQDSVEDHFERNALRLDKARRGRFDERGWLDRFLLALPGQAHILDLGCGGGEPIDRYLIDSGHRLTGIDLSERMISLARTRFPAHRWLKADMRAATMDRAFDGVVLWDSLYHLEAEEQAALLTRVAGWLEPKGTLLFTTAPPHDEDRVAGVHHKGLDPTSVRALFAELKLTEIAHAPEDMATGGRAIWLARNLQ, encoded by the coding sequence ATGCCGTTCGGTCGCCGCAAAAAGCAGGACAGCGTCGAGGATCATTTTGAACGCAACGCCCTCCGCTTGGACAAGGCGCGGCGCGGCCGGTTCGATGAACGCGGCTGGCTGGATCGTTTTCTGCTGGCCCTGCCCGGACAGGCGCATATCCTCGATCTAGGCTGCGGCGGCGGCGAGCCGATCGACCGCTATCTGATCGATTCGGGGCATCGACTGACCGGAATCGATTTGTCGGAACGGATGATTTCGCTGGCCCGCACGCGCTTCCCCGCGCATCGCTGGCTGAAGGCGGACATGCGCGCCGCCACGATGGACCGGGCATTTGACGGCGTCGTCCTGTGGGACAGCCTCTATCATCTCGAGGCGGAGGAGCAGGCCGCTCTGCTCACACGCGTCGCAGGGTGGCTGGAGCCCAAGGGGACATTGTTGTTCACCACCGCGCCCCCGCATGACGAGGATCGCGTGGCGGGCGTACATCATAAGGGGCTGGACCCAACCAGCGTGCGGGCGCTGTTTGCCGAGCTGAAACTCACTGAAATTGCTCATGCGCCCGAGGACATGGCGACGGGCGGCCGCGCCATCTGGCTCGCGCGCAACTTGCAGTGA
- the thiS gene encoding sulfur carrier protein ThiS — MHTDGTVSIRVNGEHKRVHAGLSIAQLAQEMGLVPEKIAVERNLEVVPRSQLGDVTVEDGDELEIVHFVGGGDHVAKTEDDSWSVAGKTFRSRLIVGTGKYKDFEQNAAAVEASGAEIVTVAVRRVNVSDPKAPMLTDYIDPKKITYLPNTAGCFTAEDAIRTLRLAREAGGWDLVKLEVLGEARTLYPDMVETIRATEVLAKEGFKPMVYCVDDPIAAKRLENAGAVAIMPLGAPIGSGLGIQNRVTIRLIVEGANVPVLVDAGVGTASDAAVAMELGCDGVLMNTAIAEAKDPLAMARAMKLAVEGGRLAYRAGRMGQRKYADPSSPLAGLI; from the coding sequence GTGCACACCGACGGTACCGTCAGCATCCGGGTCAATGGCGAGCACAAGCGCGTGCATGCCGGCCTTTCGATCGCGCAACTGGCGCAGGAGATGGGGCTGGTGCCCGAGAAGATCGCGGTCGAGCGCAATCTGGAAGTGGTACCGCGCTCGCAGCTCGGCGACGTGACGGTCGAGGATGGCGACGAGCTGGAAATCGTCCATTTCGTCGGCGGTGGCGATCATGTCGCGAAGACCGAAGACGATAGCTGGAGCGTCGCGGGCAAGACCTTCCGTTCGCGGCTGATCGTCGGCACCGGCAAGTACAAGGATTTCGAGCAGAACGCCGCCGCGGTCGAGGCATCGGGCGCGGAGATCGTCACCGTCGCGGTGCGCCGGGTGAACGTGTCCGACCCCAAGGCGCCGATGCTCACCGACTATATCGATCCCAAAAAGATCACCTATCTGCCCAACACCGCGGGCTGTTTCACCGCCGAGGACGCGATCCGCACGCTGCGGCTGGCGCGCGAGGCGGGCGGCTGGGATCTGGTCAAGCTCGAAGTGCTCGGCGAGGCGCGCACGCTCTATCCCGACATGGTCGAAACGATCCGCGCGACCGAAGTGCTCGCCAAGGAAGGCTTCAAGCCGATGGTCTATTGCGTCGACGATCCAATCGCGGCGAAGCGGCTGGAGAACGCCGGCGCGGTGGCGATCATGCCGCTCGGCGCGCCGATCGGATCGGGGCTGGGCATCCAGAACCGCGTGACGATCCGGCTGATCGTCGAGGGCGCGAACGTGCCGGTGCTGGTCGATGCCGGTGTCGGCACCGCGAGCGACGCGGCGGTGGCGATGGAACTGGGCTGCGACGGCGTGCTGATGAACACTGCGATCGCCGAGGCCAAGGACCCGCTGGCGATGGCGCGGGCAATGAAGCTTGCGGTCGAGGGCGGGCGACTGGCCTATCGCGCCGGACGGATGGGGCAGCGCAAATACGCCGATCCGTCGAGCCCGCTGGCGGGGCTGATCTAA
- the aroQ gene encoding type II 3-dehydroquinate dehydratase — protein MADSIYVLNGPNLNLLGLREPEIYGSDTLDDIAGMLEDRARDLDLTIDMRQSNHEGHLVDWLHEAQAHDAKAVLLNAGAFTHTSIALHDAIKGIRTPVIEVHLSNPLAREDFRHESFVGRAARGTIAGFGALSYLLALEAAARF, from the coding sequence ATGGCCGACAGCATCTATGTCCTAAACGGCCCCAATCTGAACCTGCTGGGGCTGCGCGAACCGGAGATTTACGGGAGCGATACGCTCGACGACATCGCCGGAATGCTCGAGGATCGCGCCCGCGATCTCGATCTGACGATCGACATGCGGCAATCGAATCACGAGGGCCATCTGGTCGACTGGCTGCACGAGGCGCAGGCGCATGACGCAAAGGCGGTGCTGCTCAACGCCGGTGCGTTCACGCATACGTCGATCGCCCTCCATGATGCGATCAAGGGCATTCGCACGCCCGTCATCGAAGTCCATCTTTCCAATCCGCTGGCGCGCGAAGATTTCCGCCACGAGAGCTTTGTCGGGCGCGCCGCGCGCGGAACCATCGCGGGCTTCGGCGCGCTTTCCTATCTGCTTGCGCTTGAAGCGGCGGCCCGCTTCTGA